In one Ictalurus punctatus breed USDA103 chromosome 19, Coco_2.0, whole genome shotgun sequence genomic region, the following are encoded:
- the ninj2 gene encoding ninjurin-2 — protein MSAARGQADPQRFNMNHYATKKTVAESMLDVALLMANASQLKAVLEQGPGFKYYLTVIVLITVSLFFQVLAGGFFILMARKDLNIVANQRRLDVMNNIATALVFLTVIINIFITAFGVQKTGLYPDQ, from the exons cgcTTCAACATGAATCACTACGCCACTAAGAAGACGGTGGCTGAAAGCATGCTGGACGTAGCTCTGCTCATGGCCAACGCTTCTCAGCTGAAAGCCGTGCTGGAACAAGGCCCCGGGTTTAAATACTACCTGACTGTGATTGTTCTCATCACAGTCTCGCTCTTCTTCCAAGTGCTCGCTGGGGGTTTCTTCATTCTCATGG CACGTAAAGATCTCAATATCGTCGCTAATCAAAGAAGACTGGACGTAATGAATAACATAGCGACTGCGCTAGTGTTCCTCACCGTCATCATCAACATCTTCATCACTGCGTTCGGCGTGCAGAAGACCGGTCTATACCCCGACCAGTGA